GGCGGCCTTGCGGAATGATCGGACCAGCTGAAGCGTATGCTTGACAGTGTCGGATGAGGCCGATAAAAGCCCGCCTCACCGAAGCGCGGCGGACGCCTGACGGGCGGATAGCTCAGCGGTAGAGCGGCGCCCTTACAAGGCGATGGTCACAGGTTCAATCCCTGTTCCGCCCACTGATGTACCGATGTGGGGAGTTAGTTCAGTTGGTTAGAACGCCGGCCTGTCACGCCGGAGGCCACGGGTTCAAGTCCCGTACTCCTCGCCACTAAGAAGGGCCCGGAATCGCAAGGTTCCGGGCCCTTCGCCTTTTAGTGAGAGGCTCGGGTTTTGCCCCTGCCGCTCGCAGCCCCATCTGGGGAGTTAGTTCAGTTGGTTAGAACGCCGGCCTGTCACGCCGGAGGCCACGGGTTCAAGTCCCGTACTCCTCGCTAGAAAGCCCAGCAATCCTCCGGGGTTGCTGGGCTTTTCTTTTTCCTCTGTCCCCCTATGTGGCCTCAGTGTGCCGCTCCGGCACCGTTGGCCGGAGCGGCGTGGCGCTGGACGTCGCGGGCAAGGCGGCGGCATCCTCCGCGGACCTGCGCAGTCGACGTGCTCGTGGACGGGGTCCCCACCGGGCCCCAGGACGTGATGGTCCAGTGCGCCCAGAAGGCCGAGGCCCTGCAGGCGCCCCTGAAGCGGGGCGACGTGGAGCTCCGGTTCCAGGAGGGCCAGTGGAAGGCCTACGACGCGGCGAAGGCCCACCTCTCCAAGGGGCGCAAGAGCGAGGCGCTCGCGCAGCTCAACGATTGCATCGCGGAGGGGCGCATCCTCGAGAACCGGTACCCCGACTTCAAGGAGCAGAAGTTCGACATCGGCGGCACCAGCATGAGCATGTTGGAGCTGCTCCAGGCCTGCGCGAAGGAGCGCAAGGCGCTGCAGCCTTCCCCTTGAGCCTTCCTGCTTCGCCCCGAAGCCCGTCGCGTCCCAGAGGATTGGAGCGCCGGGGCGGGCGGAGTGGTGGGCCCGAACCTCGAGGTCGCGCGGTCCCCTTGAGAGGGACACCGCGCGGCACAGACTGGACGGAGCTTTTCCAGGATGATCCTCCGCAACGTCACGGATGAAGACCTTCCCATCTTCTTCGAACACCAGCGCGACCCAGAAGCGCAGCGCATGGCCGCATTTGCATCGCGGGAACGCGATGCGTTCATGACCCACTGGCGCACAAACGTTCTCCGCCCTGAGAACGTCACCCGCACCATCGTGATGGGCGGTGTGGTCGTTGGGCACATCGGCAGTTGGGAACAGGATGCCATGCGCCTCGTCGGCTACTGGATGGGTCGCGAGCATTGGGGCAAGGGCATCGCCACTCGGGCCCTCTCCGAGTTTCTCGTGCTCGAGCCCACCCGGCCACTTCATGCGTGGGTCGCTCTCAACAACCTCGCGTCGATCCGCGTCCTCGAGAAGTGTGGCTTCCACACCCTGCGCAACGAGAACCCGCATCACCCGGATGGCGTTGCCGAAGTCCTGATGAGGCTGGGTTCGACGTAGTGCGTGTGGCTCGGGCTTCGATGACCTCGGGCCCAGATTCCGGCGCTTCATCATGCTCGCCAAGAGGGCGGCACTGACGGTGGGCTGGACCTTTCGTTCAGCTCAGTGATCGAATCATGGGCAGGTGCAGGGGTGGGCGACCAACCGAACATGGAGCTGCGATAGAGAGGGGCGGAGCATGCAGGTACTCGGAAGCAAGGCGCAGGGAGCCCGGCTCGAACGCATGAAGGCGTCACCGCGCTTCAAGGACGGGATGTTCCACAACACATCCCTGGTGACTCAGGGGCTGAAGAAGGGCACCGCTGTCTCGACGATGAAGGAGTTCATCTGTGGCGGTCAGCGGCGGGTGCCGACTGGCGTGCTGCCCATCGTCAATCCGCTCGAGCAGTGGCTGCTCCCGGTGCAGGGCGGGCTCCGCGCGACGTGGCTCGGTCATTCCACCGTCCTGCTTGAGGTCGATGGGAAGCGCGTGTTGACTGACCCCGTGTGGGGAGAGCGCATCTCCCCACTTCCCTTCACGGGGCCGAAGCGGTTTCACCCCGCGCCGGTGACAATCGGTCAGCTTCCTCCGCTCCACGCGGTCGTCATCTCGCACGACCACTACGATCACCTCGACTACCCGACCATCCTTCAACTCATCCCGCTCGGGGTTCCGTTCGTCACCTCACTCGGGGTGGGTGCGCATCTGGAGGCGTGGGGCGTGCCTCCCGAGCGCATCACCGAGCTCGACTGGTGGGAGTCTGCGGAGGTCGGTGGCCTTACCTTCACCGCCGCACCATCACAGCACTTCTCGGGTCGCAGCGTGGCCGATAGGAACCGGACGGCGTGGTCGTCGATTGTGGTGCGCGGTCCGCATCACGCCGTCTTCTTCAGCGGCGACACGGGCCTGACCCAGGAGTACGTCGAGATCCGGCAGAGGCTGGGACCGTTCGACCTCATCATGCTCGAGGTCGGCGCGTGGGACCCGGCGTGGGGAGATATTCACCTCGGACCGGAGAATGCGTTGCAAGCGCACGACCTGTTGGGCGGTGGCGCCTTCTTGCCGGTCCATTGGGGCACGTTCAATCTCGCAATCCATTCCTGGGACGAACCTGCGGAGACGCTCGTGAAGCTCGCCCCAACGAATGCGCCGCTGATCATGCCTCGGCTCGGGCAGCCGATCGAGCCGCTCCAGGTGCAGTCGATCGACCCATGGTGGCGCGAGGTCGATCAAACCGAGACGGAACCGGCGCCGGCGGAGGCGGTGACGGAACCCTCCGACTGACGAATCAGCGCGAAGCGCGCGACAGCACGACTGGCCGGTGTCGAAGGATGCGGCATCCGAACAGAGCCAGAGCGCCGCGGCCGCGGCCTCGGCCTCGGCCTCGGTGGCCCTACCGATGCGCCCCATCCGAATGCGGGCTCATCGCCTCCAGATTCGGAGAACAGCGCGATGAGCTGCTCCACGATTCGGGCGAACTCTGGCGCGCAATGCGGGGTGAGCAGATCACGGCCTACTGTGCCAGTGACTCACGGCGGCGGAAGACGGAGATGTCCGTCGGAGCGTCCTTCACCCAATCGTAGTCAGGCGACTGACGCAGCAGTTCGATGAGCTGCCGGTCGCCAATCTTCCAGCCCCCCGCATCCGCGAACGAGCACTCCTTCTGCACATAGCAGTGGTTCACGTTGACGAAGATGAGCTTGGGACGCCGAGCCAGGACGTATTCCGGGTCCATCTTCACGTCGATTCCGCGCTGAAGCGA
This region of Myxococcus xanthus genomic DNA includes:
- a CDS encoding MBL fold metallo-hydrolase gives rise to the protein MQVLGSKAQGARLERMKASPRFKDGMFHNTSLVTQGLKKGTAVSTMKEFICGGQRRVPTGVLPIVNPLEQWLLPVQGGLRATWLGHSTVLLEVDGKRVLTDPVWGERISPLPFTGPKRFHPAPVTIGQLPPLHAVVISHDHYDHLDYPTILQLIPLGVPFVTSLGVGAHLEAWGVPPERITELDWWESAEVGGLTFTAAPSQHFSGRSVADRNRTAWSSIVVRGPHHAVFFSGDTGLTQEYVEIRQRLGPFDLIMLEVGAWDPAWGDIHLGPENALQAHDLLGGGAFLPVHWGTFNLAIHSWDEPAETLVKLAPTNAPLIMPRLGQPIEPLQVQSIDPWWREVDQTETEPAPAEAVTEPSD
- a CDS encoding GNAT family N-acetyltransferase, with translation MILRNVTDEDLPIFFEHQRDPEAQRMAAFASRERDAFMTHWRTNVLRPENVTRTIVMGGVVVGHIGSWEQDAMRLVGYWMGREHWGKGIATRALSEFLVLEPTRPLHAWVALNNLASIRVLEKCGFHTLRNENPHHPDGVAEVLMRLGST